Proteins co-encoded in one Streptomyces sp. NBC_01283 genomic window:
- a CDS encoding ribbon-helix-helix protein, CopG family: MGSTVLSLRIDGELLDRLKQHAAKRGMSVQDYVAGTLIRNDFDERFQSAVEETEKFYGAA; the protein is encoded by the coding sequence ATGGGATCGACAGTGCTCAGCCTGCGGATAGACGGTGAGCTGCTCGACCGGCTCAAGCAGCACGCCGCCAAGAGGGGAATGAGCGTCCAGGACTACGTCGCCGGGACACTCATCCGCAATGACTTCGACGAGCGCTTCCAGAGCGCCGTCGAGGAGACGGAAAAGTTCTACGGGGCGGCCTGA
- a CDS encoding DUF2530 domain-containing protein has product MEKWTPKHDAPEPLEGPVVATITGGTILWFVLFLVQLPFYGWFDDRDATWWVWTCLAGAGLGLIGIWYVRGRDAAIKRDAERKAATAAE; this is encoded by the coding sequence ATGGAGAAGTGGACCCCCAAGCACGACGCGCCGGAGCCCCTGGAGGGCCCCGTCGTCGCCACGATCACGGGGGGCACGATCCTCTGGTTCGTCCTCTTCCTGGTGCAGCTGCCGTTCTACGGCTGGTTCGACGACCGCGACGCCACCTGGTGGGTGTGGACCTGCCTGGCCGGCGCGGGCCTCGGCCTGATCGGCATCTGGTACGTGCGGGGCCGCGACGCGGCGATCAAGCGGGACGCGGAGCGCAAGGCGGCGACGGCCGCGGAGTAA
- a CDS encoding MFS transporter, with product MSTGSGADSAPAPTTLDKSPAAKSSMFSSLKIRNYRLFASGAVVSNTGTWMARITQDWLVLSLTGSSAAVGITTAMQFLPMLLFGLYGGVIADRFAKRKLLFCTQGAMSISGLFLAALTLSGNVQVWHVYLAAFFTGLVTVVDNPTRQSFVSEMVGPDQVRNAVSLNSANFQSARLIGPAVASGLTAAVGPGWAFLANGLSFLAPLTGLMLMRSRELHPTPRKPRGKGQLKEGLNYVSKHPELIWPIVLVGFVGTFGFNFPIWLSAFADDIFHGGVGMYGLFNTLMAIGSLAGALLAARRGTSRLRLLAGAAIAFGVLQIVAAFAPELWMFVALIVPIGILGLTVNVTANSSVQMATDPEMRGRVMSLFMMVFTGGTPLGGPLFGWLADAYGVRLSMAVGGLICAVAAVGVGLMLARAANLRLKVDLRRGQQHVQFVPREMATAA from the coding sequence TTGAGTACGGGATCCGGAGCAGACTCCGCCCCCGCACCAACCACCCTCGACAAGTCCCCTGCCGCCAAGTCGTCGATGTTCAGCTCGCTGAAGATACGCAACTACCGGCTCTTCGCCTCCGGCGCCGTTGTCTCCAACACCGGCACGTGGATGGCGCGCATCACCCAGGACTGGCTGGTCCTGAGCCTCACCGGCTCCTCCGCCGCGGTCGGCATCACCACCGCGATGCAGTTCCTGCCGATGCTCCTGTTCGGTCTGTACGGCGGCGTCATCGCCGACCGCTTCGCCAAGCGGAAGCTGCTTTTCTGCACCCAGGGCGCGATGAGCATCAGCGGCCTGTTCCTGGCGGCGCTCACCCTGAGCGGCAACGTCCAGGTCTGGCACGTCTACCTCGCGGCCTTCTTCACCGGCCTCGTCACGGTCGTCGACAACCCGACCCGGCAGTCCTTCGTGTCCGAGATGGTGGGACCCGACCAGGTCCGCAACGCCGTCTCGCTGAACTCGGCGAACTTCCAGTCCGCCCGCCTCATCGGCCCCGCCGTGGCGAGTGGTCTCACCGCGGCCGTCGGCCCCGGCTGGGCGTTCCTCGCCAACGGCCTGTCCTTCCTGGCGCCGCTCACCGGCCTGATGCTGATGCGCAGCCGCGAGCTGCACCCCACCCCGCGCAAGCCGCGCGGCAAGGGACAGCTGAAGGAAGGCCTGAACTACGTCTCCAAGCACCCCGAGCTGATCTGGCCGATCGTCCTCGTCGGCTTCGTCGGCACCTTCGGGTTCAACTTCCCGATCTGGCTGAGCGCCTTCGCGGACGACATCTTCCACGGCGGCGTGGGGATGTACGGGCTGTTCAACACCCTGATGGCGATCGGCTCGCTGGCAGGTGCGCTGCTCGCCGCCCGCCGCGGCACCTCACGCCTGCGGCTGCTCGCCGGGGCCGCGATCGCCTTCGGCGTCCTGCAGATCGTGGCCGCGTTCGCGCCCGAGCTGTGGATGTTCGTCGCGCTGATCGTCCCGATCGGCATCCTGGGCCTGACGGTGAACGTCACCGCCAACTCCTCGGTCCAGATGGCCACCGACCCGGAGATGCGGGGCCGGGTCATGTCGCTGTTCATGATGGTCTTCACCGGCGGCACCCCCCTGGGCGGCCCGCTCTTCGGCTGGCTCGCCGACGCGTACGGAGTGCGCCTCAGCATGGCCGTCGGGGGCCTCATCTGCGCCGTGGCCGCGGTCGGCGTCGGCCTGATGCTGGCCCGCGCCGCGAACCTGCGGCTCAAGGTGGATCTGCGGCGCGGGCAGCAGCACGTGCAGTTCGTGCCGCGGGAGATGGCCACGGCGGCGTAG
- a CDS encoding NCS2 family permease, with translation MPSSATAPVDASKEPPKPPQGGIDGYFKITERGSTLVREVRGGFATFFAMAYIIVLNPIILGSAKDMYGHQLDNGQLVTATALVAAFTTLLMGVIGNVPIALAAGLGVNTVVALQLAPRMSWPDAMGMVVLAGFVVMLLVATGLRERVMSAVPLGLRKGIAIGIGLFIMLIGLVDAGFVSRIPDAAHTTVPLQLGGDGHLNGWPVLVFVLGALLTLCLLVRKVPGAILISIVVMTIVAMIINAVADVPSWGLTTPEWPGNPVATPDFGLVGQFSLFGGFEKVGLLTGILFVFTVLLSCFFDAMGTIMGIGDEAKLTDSKGNMPGMNKVLFVDGIAVAAGGASSSSATTCFVESTAGVGEGARTGFANIVTGGLFAVALFLTPIATMVPSQAATPALLAVGFLILSGSITQIDWADFTIAIPAFLTMMMMPFTYSITNGIGIGFISFTVLRLASGRGREVPIAMYVVSAVFAFYYLMPALGLT, from the coding sequence ATGCCTTCCTCGGCCACAGCTCCGGTCGACGCCAGCAAAGAGCCGCCGAAGCCCCCGCAAGGTGGCATCGACGGCTACTTCAAGATCACCGAACGGGGCTCGACGCTCGTCCGAGAGGTCCGCGGCGGCTTCGCCACCTTCTTCGCGATGGCCTACATCATCGTGCTGAACCCGATCATCCTGGGCAGCGCGAAGGACATGTACGGGCACCAGCTCGACAACGGCCAGCTGGTGACCGCGACCGCCCTGGTCGCCGCCTTCACCACGCTGCTCATGGGCGTCATCGGCAACGTCCCGATCGCGCTCGCCGCCGGTCTCGGCGTGAACACCGTGGTCGCCCTCCAGCTCGCGCCCCGCATGTCGTGGCCCGACGCGATGGGCATGGTCGTCCTGGCGGGCTTCGTCGTGATGCTCCTCGTGGCGACCGGCCTGCGGGAGCGCGTGATGAGCGCGGTGCCGCTCGGCCTGCGCAAGGGCATCGCGATCGGTATCGGCCTCTTCATCATGCTGATCGGCCTCGTCGACGCGGGCTTCGTCTCGCGCATCCCGGACGCCGCGCACACCACGGTCCCGCTGCAGCTCGGCGGCGACGGCCACCTCAACGGCTGGCCCGTCCTCGTCTTCGTGCTCGGCGCGCTGCTCACGCTCTGCCTGCTCGTGCGCAAGGTGCCCGGCGCGATCCTCATCAGCATCGTCGTCATGACGATCGTCGCGATGATCATCAACGCGGTCGCGGACGTCCCGTCCTGGGGCCTGACGACGCCCGAGTGGCCCGGCAACCCGGTCGCGACGCCCGACTTCGGTCTGGTCGGTCAGTTCAGCCTGTTCGGCGGCTTCGAGAAGGTCGGCCTGCTGACCGGCATCCTCTTCGTCTTCACCGTGCTGCTGTCCTGCTTCTTCGACGCCATGGGCACGATCATGGGCATCGGCGACGAGGCCAAGCTGACCGACTCCAAGGGCAACATGCCCGGCATGAACAAGGTCCTGTTCGTCGACGGCATCGCGGTCGCCGCGGGCGGCGCCTCGTCCTCCTCGGCCACCACCTGCTTCGTGGAGTCCACGGCGGGCGTCGGCGAAGGCGCCCGTACGGGCTTCGCCAACATCGTCACCGGCGGTCTCTTCGCGGTGGCGCTCTTCCTCACGCCCATCGCCACGATGGTGCCGTCCCAGGCGGCCACGCCCGCGCTGCTCGCGGTCGGCTTCCTGATCCTGTCCGGCTCGATCACCCAGATCGACTGGGCCGACTTCACCATCGCGATCCCGGCGTTCCTGACGATGATGATGATGCCGTTCACGTACTCGATCACGAACGGCATCGGCATCGGCTTCATCAGCTTCACCGTGCTGCGCCTCGCATCGGGCCGCGGCCGTGAGGTGCCGATCGCGATGTACGTCGTCTCGGCCGTCTTCGCCTTCTACTACCTGATGCCGGCCCTGGGCCTCACGTAA
- a CDS encoding MarR family transcriptional regulator, with protein sequence MPDLSHGDDAAAVNSLRSAVMRLSRRLKHQRVDESLSPTEMSVLGTLARCGHATPGELARKEHVQPPSMTRIVALLEAKGLVRLEPHPEDRRQKVVTQTETAEAMLEESRRKRNVWLAGLAEHLDEDEWERLRAAAPVLEKLAHL encoded by the coding sequence ATGCCGGACCTCTCCCATGGTGACGACGCCGCCGCCGTGAACTCCCTGCGCTCCGCCGTGATGCGCCTGTCCCGTCGACTCAAGCACCAGCGGGTCGACGAGTCGCTGAGCCCGACCGAGATGTCGGTGCTCGGCACCCTCGCCCGCTGCGGCCACGCCACCCCCGGTGAGCTGGCCCGCAAGGAACACGTGCAGCCGCCGTCGATGACCCGCATCGTCGCGCTGCTCGAAGCCAAGGGTCTCGTCCGGCTGGAGCCGCACCCCGAGGACCGCCGCCAGAAGGTGGTGACCCAGACGGAGACGGCCGAGGCCATGCTCGAGGAGAGCCGCCGCAAGCGGAACGTCTGGCTGGCCGGCCTCGCCGAGCACCTCGACGAGGACGAGTGGGAGCGCCTGCGCGCCGCCGCGCCCGTCCTGGAGAAGCTCGCGCACCTGTAG